Proteins encoded in a region of the Leopardus geoffroyi isolate Oge1 chromosome E2, O.geoffroyi_Oge1_pat1.0, whole genome shotgun sequence genome:
- the LOC123578655 gene encoding SIGLEC family-like protein 1 isoform X2 encodes MVMFQAVSPTRLLYSSCSLEKTLQCNCSFHGIPTPSVQWLMEGVPVDVNSTDNIFQVTSTIIGPWTNSTISLIGEPEIVMSLRCEGKNQYGTHTSSIFLLPDKRSVYSVFMKGLIQGTVYGSIASALFFFFLVLLAKEVWRGCQLKMT; translated from the exons ATGGTCATGTTCCAGGCGGTCT CACCCACTAGGCTGCTCTATTCATCTTGCTCCTTGGAGAAGACTCTACAGTGCAACTGTTCCTTCCATGGGATCCCTACACCCTCTGTGCAGTGGTTGATGGAAGGTGTTCCTGTGGATGTGAACAGCACAGACAACATCTTCCAGGTGACTTCCACCATAATTGGCCCCTGGACCAACAGCACCATCAGCCTCATAGGGGAGCCAGAAATAGTCATGAGTCTCCGCTGTGAGGGGAAGAACCAGTATGGAACCCATACTTCAAGCATCTTCCTCCTACCAG ATAAACGTTCAGTTTACAGTGTGTTCATGAAGGGGCTGATCCAGGGCACTGTGTATGGATCCATTGCATCGGCActgttcttcttcttccttgTCCTCCTTGC caaagAAGTATGGCGAGGCTGTCAGCTGAAAATGacgtga
- the SIGLECL1 gene encoding SIGLEC family-like protein 1 isoform X2: MAPARLLYSSCSLEKTLLCSCSFYGIPTPSVQWWMGGAPVGANSVDSSVHVTSTIIAPWANSTISLTEQPKMSTSLLCEGKNQNGTHALSILLMPRKSSFLPQTFMKGLIQGVVYGAIAASLLFFCLIPLMVKHIRMKLAKKIAAVKAEKSPKVRACQEPKLSLKPKEPEKSTITPSSESEI; the protein is encoded by the exons ATGG cacCTGCCAGGCTGCTCTATTCTTCTTGTTCCTTGGAGAAGACTCTTCTGTGCAGCTGTTCCTTCTATGGCATCCCCACACCCTCCGTGCAGTGGTGGATGGGAGGGGCTCCCGTGGGTGCGAACAGTGTGGATAGCAGTGTCCACGTGACTTCCACCATAATCGCCCCCTGGGCCAACAGCACCATCAGCCTGACAGAGCAGCCAAAAATGAGCACAAGCCTTCTCTGTGAGGGGAAGAACCAAAATGGAACCCATGCTTTGAGCATCCTACTGATGCCAA GAAAgagttcttttcttccccagactTTCATGAAAGGGCTGATCCAGGGTGTTGTCTATGGAGCCATTGCAGCCTCCCTGCTGTTTTTCTGCCTCATCCCACTCAT GGTGAAACATATCAGAATGAAGCTGGCAAAGAAAATTGCAGCGGTCAAAGCagaaaagagcccaaaagtcAGAGCATGCCAAGAACCCAAGCTGTCTCTGAAGCCTAAGGAGCCAGAAAAATCCACAATCACTCCATCTTCAGAGAGTGAGATATAG
- the SIGLECL1 gene encoding SIGLEC family-like protein 1 isoform X1 → MAPARLLYSSCSLEKTLLCSCSFYGIPTPSVQWWMGGAPVGANSVDSSVHVTSTIIAPWANSTISLTEQPKMSTSLLCEGKNQNGTHALSILLMPRKSSFLPQTFMKGLIQGVVYGAIAASLLFFCLIPLMVKHIRMKLAKKIAAVKAEKSPKVRACQEPKLSLKPKEPEKSTITPSSESEHRLP, encoded by the exons ATGG cacCTGCCAGGCTGCTCTATTCTTCTTGTTCCTTGGAGAAGACTCTTCTGTGCAGCTGTTCCTTCTATGGCATCCCCACACCCTCCGTGCAGTGGTGGATGGGAGGGGCTCCCGTGGGTGCGAACAGTGTGGATAGCAGTGTCCACGTGACTTCCACCATAATCGCCCCCTGGGCCAACAGCACCATCAGCCTGACAGAGCAGCCAAAAATGAGCACAAGCCTTCTCTGTGAGGGGAAGAACCAAAATGGAACCCATGCTTTGAGCATCCTACTGATGCCAA GAAAgagttcttttcttccccagactTTCATGAAAGGGCTGATCCAGGGTGTTGTCTATGGAGCCATTGCAGCCTCCCTGCTGTTTTTCTGCCTCATCCCACTCAT GGTGAAACATATCAGAATGAAGCTGGCAAAGAAAATTGCAGCGGTCAAAGCagaaaagagcccaaaagtcAGAGCATGCCAAGAACCCAAGCTGTCTCTGAAGCCTAAGGAGCCAGAAAAATCCACAATCACTCCATCTTCAGAGAGTGAG CACCGCTTACCTTAA